Proteins encoded in a region of the Paramagnetospirillum magneticum AMB-1 genome:
- a CDS encoding HD domain-containing phosphohydrolase yields the protein MMSELSDKILVVDDDANLLAGIKRLLGQKLNITTAEGGIEALGKAQNEGPFAVVVCDMRMPGMDGVEVLRRFHEASPDTSRIMLTGNADQKTAVEAINTGQIFRFFNKPCSMAVLTEGILAGIRQYRLITAEKVLLEGTLSGSIALMNDVLSMVAPESFQRSLRLRGWSLQLAASMGMDSPWELELAATLARIGEISVPPEVLARHRSGQRLTPVEEEMLSRVPETGAALVRKIPRMAQVAEAIAYQDKWFTGKGLPQGGKSGQDIPLNARILHVLLALDEIGSGELTRAAFPSLEKMQGRFDPAVLTAAARGLSAMVVDEAALTRLEIPSTGLRPGDILEVQLELENGKLVLAAGQTITDALFVRLQNLHKMYKFRDPVRVRRAGRL from the coding sequence ATGATGTCCGAACTCAGCGACAAGATCCTGGTGGTCGATGATGACGCCAACCTGCTGGCCGGCATCAAGCGGCTTCTTGGGCAAAAGCTCAACATCACCACCGCCGAGGGCGGCATCGAGGCCCTGGGAAAGGCTCAGAATGAAGGGCCTTTCGCCGTCGTGGTGTGCGACATGCGCATGCCGGGCATGGACGGGGTCGAAGTGCTGCGGCGGTTCCACGAGGCCTCTCCGGACACCAGCCGCATCATGCTGACCGGCAATGCCGATCAGAAGACGGCGGTGGAGGCCATCAATACCGGCCAGATCTTCCGCTTCTTCAATAAGCCCTGCTCCATGGCCGTCTTGACCGAGGGCATCCTGGCCGGCATCCGGCAATATCGGTTGATCACCGCCGAGAAGGTTCTACTGGAAGGAACGCTTTCGGGCAGCATCGCCCTGATGAACGACGTGCTGTCAATGGTGGCGCCGGAAAGTTTCCAGCGTTCTCTACGCCTGCGCGGCTGGTCGCTGCAGCTCGCGGCATCCATGGGCATGGACTCTCCGTGGGAACTGGAACTAGCCGCGACCTTGGCGCGGATCGGCGAGATCTCGGTGCCGCCGGAAGTGCTGGCCCGCCATCGGTCTGGACAGCGTCTGACGCCGGTGGAGGAGGAAATGCTCTCGCGGGTTCCCGAGACGGGGGCCGCCCTGGTCCGCAAGATCCCCCGCATGGCCCAGGTGGCCGAGGCCATCGCCTATCAGGACAAGTGGTTCACCGGCAAGGGATTGCCGCAAGGCGGCAAGTCGGGGCAGGACATTCCGCTCAATGCCCGCATTCTGCACGTCCTGCTGGCCTTGGATGAGATCGGTTCGGGCGAGCTGACGCGGGCCGCCTTCCCGTCACTGGAAAAAATGCAGGGGCGTTTCGACCCGGCAGTGCTGACCGCCGCCGCCCGCGGCCTATCCGCCATGGTTGTCGACGAAGCCGCCCTCACCAGACTGGAGATCCCCAGTACCGGGCTGCGTCCCGGCGACATCCTGGAGGTCCAGCTGGAACTGGAAAACGGAAAACTGGTTCTGGCCGCCGGCCAGACCATCACCGACGCCTTGTTCGTTCGCCTGCAGAATCTGCACAAAATGTACAAATTCCGCGATCCCGTGCGGGTTCGTCGCGCCGGTCGGCTTTAG
- a CDS encoding phosphate/phosphite/phosphonate ABC transporter substrate-binding protein produces the protein MAWTPFKTALTAIMVFGWHAGEGRAEPATYTLAVVPQFDLRRIEAVWRPIIDHLQSTTGARFTLVTETTIPVFEKGLHGGTYDFAYMNPYHYVVAHQRQGYKPLIRDVEEKLSGIVVVRKDSGLTEVRMLDGRKVAFPAPNAMGAALIPRAEFSRKLGIRITELYVKSHDSAYLNVMMGQADAAGGIRATFDQQKPEVRDGLTVIYETERYTPHPLAAHPRVPADIAAKVQQAMIALGTTPKGDALLDGIPIKTIGIALDSDYDALRNLGLEAFYVEQ, from the coding sequence ATGGCATGGACCCCTTTCAAGACGGCGCTGACCGCGATCATGGTGTTTGGCTGGCATGCCGGGGAGGGTAGGGCCGAGCCTGCCACCTACACCCTGGCGGTCGTGCCGCAATTCGATCTGCGTCGGATCGAGGCGGTCTGGCGCCCCATTATCGATCATTTGCAATCGACGACCGGGGCGCGCTTCACTCTGGTGACCGAGACCACCATCCCGGTCTTCGAAAAGGGACTACATGGCGGTACCTACGACTTCGCCTACATGAATCCCTACCACTACGTGGTTGCCCATCAGCGGCAGGGCTACAAGCCGCTGATCCGCGACGTGGAGGAGAAGCTGTCTGGCATCGTGGTGGTGCGCAAGGATTCAGGCTTGACCGAGGTTCGGATGCTCGACGGCCGCAAGGTGGCGTTTCCCGCTCCCAACGCCATGGGCGCCGCCCTCATTCCCCGCGCCGAATTCTCGCGCAAGCTGGGGATCAGGATTACAGAGCTCTACGTCAAATCCCATGATTCGGCCTATCTCAACGTCATGATGGGCCAGGCCGATGCCGCCGGTGGAATTCGCGCCACCTTCGACCAGCAAAAGCCGGAAGTGCGTGACGGGCTGACCGTCATCTACGAGACCGAGCGCTATACCCCCCATCCCCTGGCGGCACATCCCCGCGTGCCCGCCGACATAGCGGCGAAAGTGCAGCAGGCCATGATCGCCCTAGGGACAACGCCGAAAGGCGATGCCCTGCTGGACGGGATTCCCATCAAGACCATAGGGATTGCCTTGGACAGTGACTACGATGCCTTGCGCAACCTCGGGCTGGAGGCGTTTTACGTCGAACAATGA